Proteins encoded together in one Megalops cyprinoides isolate fMegCyp1 chromosome 20, fMegCyp1.pri, whole genome shotgun sequence window:
- the LOC118795926 gene encoding pentraxin-related protein PTX3-like — protein MDTRTSMSLLRALLAVCLLGCPCVLGYEDEIEVNYADSYYNEITDGEQQEGLTTPSPCQGQELTRWDKLFVMIEDSQMRENMLLHYVDDIIKAELQSLRGEVRRLLGGQAGTCSGAADAVGRRLATHMEQKVEQGLDRVRTAAAEQAARQDAALQQLLEAGRNQAARLGKLETCCLSGAGLGAKTFTAPHKQQDVTTSEVGQVEKALAAMAVDLQRVQAQLSLSQRWAAQHFLPSGCETALLFPMRSRRIYAAVNPDAPMSLRSFTVCLWAKATEALNKTVLFSYGTKRNPYEIQLLLSRTAAQFTVGGEAHLVEAREAVQEGRWAHLCGAWSSEQGLAALWVNGKQVASSPGVAEGHTLSNGGVMQLGQEKNGCCSFGFDGGFDAKLAFAGKMTGVNVWDRALGAEEISQQALQEGSCNRRGNVVGWGVSEIIPHGGAQYIN, from the exons ATGGACACACGCACCAGCATGTCTCTGCTCAGGGCGCTGCTGGCCGTCTGCCTGCTCGGCTGCCCGTGCGTTCTCGGGTACGAGGATGAGATCGAGGTGAACTACGCAGACTCTTACTACAATGAGATCACGGACGGCGAGCAACAGGAAG ggtTGACAACGCCCTCTCCCTGTCAGGGCCAGGAGCTCACCAGGTGGGACAAGCTCTTCGTCATGATCGAGGACTCCCAGATGAGGGAGAACATGCTGCTGCACTATGTGGACGACATCATCAAAGCGGAGCTGCAGTCTCTGCGGGGGGAGGTGCGGCGGCTGCTGGGGGGCCAGGCCGGGACCTGCTCGGGCGCGGCGGATGCCGTCGGCCGTCGGCTGGCCACACACATGGAGCAGAAGGTGGAACAGGGGCTGGACCGGGTCAGAACCGCCGCTGCGGAGCAGGCGGCCCGGCAGGATGCGGcgctgcagcagctcctggagGCCGGCCGGAACCAGGCGGCTCGGCTCGGCAAGCTGGAGACCTGCTGCCtcagcggggcggggctgggggccAAGACTTTCACCGCCCCGCACAAGCAGCAGGACGTGACCACCAGCGAGGTCGGCCAGGTGGAGAAGGCTCTCGCCGCCATGGCGGTGGATCTGCAGAGGGTCCAGGCCCAGCTGAGCCTCTCCCAGCGGTGGGCCGCTCAGCATTTCCTGCCCTCAG ggtgtgAGACAGCCCTGCTCTTCCCCATGCGATCCCGGCGGATCTATGCTGCGGTCAACCCCGACGCCCCCATGTCCCTGCGCTCCTTCACGGTCTGCCTGTGGGCCAAGGCGACGGAGGCGCTCAACAAGACGGTGCTCTTCTCCTATGGCACCAAGCGCAACCCGTACGAGAtccagctgctgctgagccGCACGGCAGCGCAGTTCACCGTGGGAGGGGAGGCGCACCTGGTGGAGGCGCGCGAGGCGGTGCAGGAGGGCCGCTGGGCGCACCTCTGCGGGGCATGGAGCTCAGAGCAGGGCCTGGCCGCACTGTGGGTGAACGGGAAGCAGGTGGCCAGCTCGCCCGGCGTGGCGGAGGGCCACACCCTCTCCAACGGCGGGGTCATGCAGCTGGGCCAGGAGAAGAACGGGTGCTGCAGCTTCGGCTTCGACGGCGGCTTCGACGCCAAGCTGGCCTTCGCCGGCAAGATGACGGGCGTCAATGTGTGGGACAGGGCGCTGGGGGCGGAGGAGATCTCCCAGCAGGCACTGCAGGAGGGGTCCTGCAACAGGCGGGGGAACGTGGTCGGCTGGGGCGTTTCAGAGATCATACCACATGGGGGCGCTCAATATATAAACTGA